The Corynebacterium tuberculostearicum genome window below encodes:
- a CDS encoding MDR family MFS transporter, with protein MVDTATKAPTQGQSRADNLGLIFSALMLTMLMSSLGQMIFSSALPTIVGELGGVDHMSWVISAFLVTMTIAMPISGKLGDMLGRKWLYIGGIATFVVGSTLGGFANSMTLLIIARAVQGFGAGFMMISSQSIIAEVTSSRERGKFMGIMGGVFGLSSVLGPVLGGWFTDGPGWRWGMWMNIPLGILAIIVCTLVLHLRVGDADMKRFDWLGATFIAITTASLILMTTWGGTEYEWGSSMILTLGAITIIGAIITVFVELRAKEPLIPVRLFKNRNMALTTLSGVVLGLAMFGVLGYMPTYLQMVHTLTPTKAGLMMIPMMVGLIGTSTGVGFIIARTGHYKVYPIIGLAITAGALFWMSHLSVETSLKQLGCEFLVFGIGLGMVIQVLVLIVQNSFPLSQVGTATAANNFFRQIGSALGASLVGSMFIHNMKDEMATRLPEAFQKMGPEGAAYAEKFGDANSGANSLTPDLVASFPKPIEEAILNSYNDGLTPVIALMVPLVIVALILLLPLREERLKETID; from the coding sequence ATGGTAGATACGGCTACTAAGGCCCCCACGCAGGGCCAGTCCCGAGCCGATAACCTCGGGCTTATCTTCTCGGCTTTGATGCTCACCATGCTGATGAGCTCTTTGGGCCAAATGATCTTCTCTTCTGCTCTTCCCACCATCGTTGGTGAGCTTGGCGGCGTCGACCACATGAGCTGGGTCATCTCCGCCTTCCTTGTCACCATGACCATCGCCATGCCTATTTCCGGCAAGCTGGGTGACATGCTGGGCCGCAAGTGGCTCTACATCGGTGGTATCGCCACCTTCGTCGTGGGCTCTACCCTCGGCGGCTTTGCAAACTCCATGACACTGCTGATCATCGCCCGCGCTGTGCAGGGCTTTGGCGCAGGTTTTATGATGATTTCCTCCCAGTCCATCATCGCCGAGGTCACCTCCTCCCGTGAGCGCGGCAAGTTCATGGGCATCATGGGCGGCGTCTTCGGCCTGTCCTCGGTTCTCGGCCCCGTCCTCGGCGGCTGGTTCACCGACGGCCCAGGCTGGCGCTGGGGCATGTGGATGAACATCCCGCTGGGTATCCTCGCCATTATCGTGTGCACCCTCGTGCTGCACCTGCGCGTAGGTGATGCCGATATGAAGCGCTTTGACTGGCTAGGTGCCACCTTCATCGCCATCACCACCGCCTCCCTTATCCTCATGACCACCTGGGGCGGCACCGAGTACGAGTGGGGCTCTTCCATGATCCTCACCTTGGGTGCCATCACCATTATCGGCGCCATCATCACCGTCTTTGTGGAGCTGCGCGCTAAAGAACCGCTCATCCCGGTTCGCCTATTCAAGAACCGCAACATGGCCCTGACTACCCTCTCCGGCGTGGTACTTGGCCTGGCAATGTTCGGTGTTCTGGGCTACATGCCTACCTACCTGCAGATGGTGCACACCCTGACCCCAACCAAGGCGGGTCTCATGATGATCCCGATGATGGTTGGCCTTATCGGCACCTCCACTGGCGTGGGCTTTATCATCGCCCGCACCGGCCACTACAAGGTCTACCCCATCATCGGCCTGGCGATTACCGCCGGCGCCCTGTTCTGGATGTCCCACCTCTCCGTAGAGACTTCCCTGAAGCAGCTGGGCTGCGAGTTCCTCGTCTTCGGCATCGGCCTGGGCATGGTTATCCAGGTCCTCGTGCTCATCGTCCAGAACTCCTTCCCGCTGTCCCAGGTGGGTACGGCTACCGCGGCGAATAACTTCTTCCGCCAGATCGGCTCCGCACTGGGTGCTTCCCTGGTTGGCTCCATGTTCATCCACAATATGAAGGATGAGATGGCCACCCGCTTGCCAGAGGCTTTCCAGAAGATGGGACCGGAGGGCGCCGCCTACGCGGAGAAGTTCGGCGACGCCAATAGCGGTGCCAATAGCCTCACCCCGGATTTGGTTGCGTCCTTCCCCAAGCCCATCGAGGAAGCAATCCTCAACTCCTACAATGACGGACTGACCCCGGTCATCGCCCTCATGGTTCCGCTGGTTATCGTCGCCCTCATCCTCCTCCTGCCACTGCGCGAGGAGCGGCTGAAGGAAACGATTGACTAA
- a CDS encoding TetR/AcrR family transcriptional regulator, whose translation MQEELSLREQKRLETRLRIEDAATKLVDEQSFSAVTIERICEVAGISRRTFFNYFDSKESAVLGAPSTEFTEEMREFFLTEPTTSMVGLVLQLVRQHMEGHHINPTIRDRRKRISNDPDAAAAAISRKRAKSIELIDLIEERLTTEPELRVLDNCSASTEAMLIAGLVREALWLAMASPDADCSKDLHARLDTSLTLITDFMKGMRW comes from the coding sequence GTGCAAGAAGAATTATCACTACGCGAGCAGAAGCGCCTCGAGACGCGCCTGCGCATTGAGGATGCCGCCACGAAGCTGGTGGATGAACAATCCTTTAGCGCGGTCACGATTGAGAGGATCTGCGAAGTAGCCGGTATTTCTCGGCGCACCTTCTTCAATTATTTCGACTCCAAGGAATCCGCCGTACTAGGTGCTCCAAGCACCGAGTTTACGGAGGAGATGCGGGAATTCTTCCTCACGGAACCAACGACCAGCATGGTGGGACTCGTCCTCCAGTTGGTCAGGCAACACATGGAAGGCCACCACATCAACCCGACCATCCGGGACCGCCGCAAGCGCATCTCTAATGATCCGGATGCGGCCGCGGCGGCAATAAGCCGGAAGCGGGCAAAGTCCATTGAGCTTATCGATCTCATTGAAGAACGCCTCACCACAGAACCGGAGCTTCGCGTCCTCGATAACTGCTCCGCAAGTACCGAGGCGATGCTCATCGCCGGCCTCGTCCGCGAGGCACTTTGGCTCGCGATGGCATCCCCCGATGCGGATTGCAGCAAGGACCTCCACGCGCGACTCGATACCTCCCTCACGCTAATAACAGATTTTATGAAAGGAATGCGATGGTAG
- a CDS encoding class II fumarate hydratase: protein MTEYRIEHDTMGEVKVPADALWRAQTQRAVDNFPISGRGLENAQIRALGLLKAACAQVNKDSGKLDADKADAIIAAATEIAEGKHNDAFPIDVFQTGSGTSSNMNTNEVIASLAHNNGVEIHPNDHVNMGQSSNDTFPTATHVAATEAAVNDLIPGLKVLHESLTKKAKEFADVVKAGRTHLMDATPVTLGQEFGGYARQIELGIERIEATLPRLGELAIGGTATGTGLNTSADFGAKVTEELKKLTGVQELKEAENHFEAQAARDGLVEFSGAMRSIAVSLNKIANDLRMMGSGPLTGLAEIHLKDLQPGSSIMPGKVNPVIPEAVTMVAGQVVGNDAAVAFGGAQGHFELNVFIPMMARNVLESARLLANASRVFADKCIDHIEANEERMKHFAESSTSIVTPLNSAIGYENAAKAAKHALHEKITVRQAVIDLGFVDGENLTEEELDKRLNVLSMTNRDRDNF from the coding sequence ATGACTGAATACCGCATTGAACATGACACCATGGGCGAAGTTAAGGTTCCTGCAGATGCCCTGTGGCGTGCACAGACCCAGCGCGCAGTGGACAACTTCCCTATCTCTGGCCGCGGCCTGGAAAATGCGCAGATTCGCGCCCTTGGCCTGCTCAAGGCAGCCTGCGCTCAGGTAAATAAGGATTCCGGCAAGCTGGACGCGGACAAGGCCGATGCCATCATTGCTGCCGCCACCGAAATCGCCGAGGGCAAGCATAATGACGCCTTCCCTATCGACGTATTCCAGACCGGCTCCGGTACCTCGTCCAATATGAATACCAATGAGGTTATTGCCTCCTTGGCACATAACAATGGCGTGGAAATTCACCCGAATGACCACGTGAATATGGGCCAGTCCTCTAATGACACCTTCCCCACCGCTACGCACGTGGCTGCTACGGAAGCTGCCGTTAATGACCTCATCCCGGGCCTGAAGGTCCTCCACGAGTCCTTGACCAAGAAGGCCAAGGAATTCGCCGACGTGGTCAAGGCCGGCCGCACCCACCTGATGGATGCCACCCCGGTTACCCTGGGCCAGGAATTCGGCGGATATGCCCGCCAGATCGAGCTGGGCATCGAGCGCATTGAGGCCACCCTGCCACGCTTGGGCGAGCTGGCCATCGGCGGCACCGCCACCGGTACCGGCCTGAATACCTCCGCAGACTTTGGCGCCAAGGTCACCGAGGAGCTGAAGAAGCTCACCGGCGTGCAGGAACTGAAGGAAGCAGAAAACCACTTCGAGGCCCAGGCTGCCCGCGATGGCTTGGTGGAGTTCTCCGGCGCCATGCGCTCGATTGCTGTATCCCTCAATAAGATTGCCAATGACCTGCGCATGATGGGCTCCGGCCCGCTGACTGGCCTGGCCGAGATTCACCTGAAGGACCTGCAGCCGGGTTCCTCCATCATGCCGGGCAAGGTCAATCCGGTTATCCCAGAGGCCGTCACCATGGTGGCCGGCCAGGTGGTAGGCAACGACGCAGCCGTAGCCTTCGGCGGCGCCCAGGGCCACTTCGAGCTCAACGTCTTCATCCCGATGATGGCGCGCAACGTACTCGAGTCCGCTCGCCTGCTGGCTAATGCTTCCCGCGTCTTCGCCGATAAGTGCATCGATCACATCGAGGCCAACGAAGAGCGCATGAAGCACTTTGCGGAGTCCTCCACCTCCATCGTGACCCCGCTCAACTCTGCCATTGGCTACGAGAACGCAGCTAAGGCGGCTAAGCACGCCCTGCACGAGAAGATCACCGTCCGCCAGGCCGTTATTGACCTGGGCTTTGTCGACGGCGAAAACCTCACCGAGGAGGAGCTGGATAAGCGCCTCAACGTGCTGAGCATGACTAACCGCGACCGCGATAACTTCTAA
- the glpX gene encoding class II fructose-bisphosphatase yields MSENTSYLPDRNLAMELVRVTEAAALASGRWVGRGQKNEGDGAAVDAMRKLINSVEMNGVVVIGEGEKDEAPMLFNGEEVGTGEGAAMDIAVDPVDGTRLMAEGRPNAISVIAAAERGTMYDPSAVFYMEKIAVGPEAVGAIDINESVEWNIQSVAKAKNIRPTDLTVVVLDRPRHEQLISEIRAAGAKVRLIMDGDVAGAIATCQDSNSIDMMMGIGGTPEGIITACAMRCMGGEIQGKLWPKDEEEAEKARAAGHDLNRVLTTTDLVSSENCYFAATGVTNGDMLRGVSYRNSGATTRSLVMRSKSGTIRYIDSIHKLSKLQEYSVVDYDTPTKK; encoded by the coding sequence ATGTCCGAAAATACGTCTTATCTTCCTGACCGCAACCTGGCAATGGAACTGGTTCGTGTCACCGAGGCAGCAGCACTCGCTTCCGGCCGTTGGGTAGGCCGCGGCCAGAAGAATGAGGGCGATGGCGCGGCGGTCGACGCCATGCGTAAGCTCATCAATTCCGTAGAGATGAACGGCGTCGTTGTCATTGGTGAGGGCGAAAAGGATGAGGCCCCCATGCTCTTTAACGGCGAAGAGGTCGGCACCGGCGAGGGTGCCGCCATGGATATCGCCGTGGACCCGGTCGACGGTACCCGCTTGATGGCGGAAGGCCGCCCCAACGCTATTTCCGTCATTGCGGCTGCCGAACGCGGAACCATGTATGACCCTTCCGCAGTCTTCTACATGGAAAAGATTGCCGTTGGCCCCGAGGCAGTTGGCGCTATCGACATCAACGAGTCCGTGGAATGGAATATCCAGTCCGTGGCCAAGGCGAAGAATATTCGCCCCACCGATCTGACCGTGGTGGTTCTTGACCGTCCCCGCCACGAGCAGCTCATCTCTGAGATTCGCGCCGCTGGCGCCAAGGTACGCCTCATCATGGATGGTGACGTAGCCGGCGCCATCGCCACCTGCCAGGATTCGAACTCCATCGACATGATGATGGGCATCGGCGGCACTCCAGAAGGCATCATCACTGCCTGCGCTATGCGCTGCATGGGCGGCGAAATCCAGGGCAAGCTGTGGCCGAAGGATGAAGAGGAAGCAGAAAAGGCCCGTGCAGCCGGCCATGATTTGAACCGCGTCCTTACCACTACTGATCTGGTTTCCTCTGAGAACTGCTACTTCGCTGCCACCGGCGTGACCAATGGTGACATGCTGCGCGGTGTTTCCTACCGCAATTCCGGCGCTACTACCCGTTCCCTGGTTATGCGCTCCAAGTCCGGCACCATCCGCTACATCGACTCCATCCACAAGCTGTCCAAGCTGCAGGAGTATTCCGTCGTGGACTACGACACGCCAACCAAGAAGTAG
- a CDS encoding DUF4245 domain-containing protein has protein sequence MAAEERPKIFEGAKDISLSLAVVVIMMLLAVGATGLCSINSETQQGAVQEVDEQTFLDTQARAGVGAIRNPEMPEGWEANAARRVDMGGENATVVSWVTADQGFVESTQTQVAANEAGEAYDANYRGIESTREVKGHQVRVLESDDDSVRRLWVTDLGDARLIISGAADDSDFEAATAAFIDAAPIAEK, from the coding sequence GTGGCTGCAGAAGAAAGACCAAAGATTTTTGAAGGCGCGAAGGACATCTCCCTGTCCCTCGCAGTCGTGGTGATTATGATGCTGCTCGCCGTGGGAGCGACCGGCCTGTGCTCAATTAACTCCGAAACCCAGCAGGGAGCGGTGCAGGAAGTAGATGAACAAACCTTCCTAGACACCCAAGCCCGCGCAGGGGTCGGTGCTATTCGCAATCCCGAAATGCCAGAGGGCTGGGAGGCGAATGCCGCCCGCCGCGTGGATATGGGCGGCGAGAACGCCACCGTGGTCAGCTGGGTGACCGCTGACCAAGGGTTTGTGGAGTCTACACAGACGCAGGTCGCGGCCAATGAGGCGGGCGAGGCCTACGACGCCAACTACCGCGGCATTGAATCCACCCGCGAGGTCAAGGGGCACCAGGTGCGGGTGCTAGAAAGCGACGATGATTCCGTGCGCCGCCTGTGGGTTACGGATCTGGGCGATGCTCGCCTCATCATTTCCGGCGCCGCGGACGACAGCGACTTTGAGGCTGCTACCGCTGCGTTTATCGACGCCGCCCCTATAGCCGAAAAATAA
- a CDS encoding exodeoxyribonuclease VII small subunit, with amino-acid sequence MSDDTIGTGQPGQDAFTPVEELSYEQARDELIETVKILELGQMGLDESLKYWERGEALARACEAHLDGAAKRVEDALDKAEEADAEGDE; translated from the coding sequence ATGTCTGATGACACCATTGGTACCGGCCAGCCAGGCCAGGATGCTTTTACCCCAGTAGAAGAATTGAGCTATGAGCAAGCCCGCGATGAGCTCATTGAAACCGTGAAGATTCTCGAGCTTGGGCAGATGGGCTTGGATGAGTCGCTAAAGTACTGGGAGCGCGGCGAGGCCCTTGCCCGTGCGTGCGAGGCGCACCTCGACGGCGCGGCGAAGCGTGTGGAAGACGCGCTCGATAAGGCCGAAGAAGCAGACGCTGAAGGAGACGAGTAG
- the xseA gene encoding exodeoxyribonuclease VII large subunit → MNQPANTPDTPWPVGKVNDQVKGWIERLGYLWVEGQLTQINFKPTWKLSYLTLRDVQQEKSVQLTCPSSMLQSLSAPLKDGDRVIVHGKPAFYAGRGSFSLWTTEIRHVGIGDLLARIEKLRQQLAAEGLFDPARKRPLPYLPHKIGLITGRGSAAERDVMAVAHDRWPAVQFRVLNTAVQGANTVPEVIDALQQLDADPEVDVIIIARGGGSVEDLLPFSEEALQRAVAAAGTPVVSAIGHEPDSPVLDNVADLRAATPTDAAKRVVPSVAEERAIVAEAHSRMAAALRGWVERERRGLDNIRSRPVMADPMTPIRARREEVERTRATMRREIEVMVERETRHVESLRARVSALGPSATLARGYSIVQVVPKDGSGPEVVTSYKQSPPGAQLRIRVGDGSITAVSMASQAAD, encoded by the coding sequence GTGAATCAACCAGCAAATACTCCGGATACTCCCTGGCCCGTTGGCAAGGTCAATGACCAAGTCAAGGGCTGGATCGAGCGCCTGGGTTACCTGTGGGTAGAGGGTCAGTTGACCCAAATTAACTTCAAGCCCACCTGGAAGCTGTCCTACCTCACTCTGCGTGACGTACAGCAGGAAAAGTCCGTGCAGTTAACCTGCCCATCATCGATGCTGCAGTCCTTGTCAGCACCGCTGAAAGATGGCGACCGCGTCATTGTCCACGGTAAGCCCGCCTTTTACGCGGGACGCGGATCCTTTTCACTATGGACCACCGAAATTCGTCATGTGGGCATAGGCGACCTGCTTGCTCGCATTGAAAAGCTGCGCCAACAGCTAGCTGCTGAAGGCCTTTTCGATCCCGCACGCAAGCGTCCTCTCCCCTACCTGCCGCACAAAATTGGGCTGATTACCGGCCGTGGTTCTGCTGCAGAGCGGGATGTGATGGCGGTAGCCCATGACCGCTGGCCGGCGGTGCAATTCCGCGTCCTCAATACCGCGGTTCAGGGTGCGAATACCGTACCTGAGGTTATTGATGCGCTCCAGCAGCTTGATGCGGATCCTGAGGTAGACGTCATCATCATCGCCCGTGGCGGCGGCTCCGTGGAAGATCTGCTTCCCTTCTCGGAAGAAGCACTGCAACGCGCAGTGGCAGCGGCCGGCACCCCGGTGGTATCTGCCATTGGCCACGAGCCGGACAGCCCAGTGCTCGATAACGTCGCCGACCTGCGCGCTGCCACGCCTACCGACGCCGCAAAGCGCGTCGTGCCCTCTGTGGCAGAGGAGCGCGCCATCGTCGCAGAGGCTCACTCTCGCATGGCGGCCGCGCTGCGCGGCTGGGTGGAAAGGGAACGTCGCGGCCTGGACAACATTCGTTCCCGGCCCGTTATGGCGGACCCAATGACCCCTATCCGTGCGCGCCGCGAAGAGGTGGAGCGCACCCGCGCTACCATGCGACGCGAAATTGAAGTCATGGTGGAACGCGAAACCCGCCACGTGGAATCGCTGCGCGCCCGCGTTTCAGCCTTGGGCCCGTCGGCGACTCTCGCCCGCGGTTACTCCATTGTCCAGGTAGTACCCAAGGACGGTTCCGGGCCCGAGGTCGTCACCTCTTATAAGCAATCCCCGCCTGGCGCTCAGCTGCGCATTCGCGTGGGCGACGGATCTATTACCGCAGTTTCTATGGCCTCCCAGGCCGCCGATTAA
- a CDS encoding 4-hydroxy-3-methylbut-2-enyl diphosphate reductase: protein MTDGKNVLLAAPRGYCAGVDRAVETVEKALEKYGAPIYVRKQIVHNRYVVESLAERGVIFVDEASEAPEGAHLVFSAHGISPAVRAEATQRKQLTLDATCPLVTKVHKEAQRFQRDGYHILLVGHEGHEEVEGTAGEAPEVTHLVDGVEGVAKLPEFLQDEKLIWLSQTTLSVDETITIVNKLRERFPHLENPPSDDICYATQNRQESVKAIAPQCDLMIVVGSKNSSNSVRLVEVALEAGAKASHLVDFAKEIDESWLEGVQTVGVTCGASVPELLVREVLEFLDERGYSDVEQVTTSTETITFALPRDLRPART, encoded by the coding sequence ATGACTGATGGTAAAAATGTACTCCTCGCGGCCCCGCGCGGATACTGCGCGGGCGTGGACCGCGCGGTCGAGACCGTAGAAAAGGCGCTGGAAAAGTACGGCGCTCCCATTTATGTACGCAAACAAATCGTGCACAACCGTTACGTCGTAGAGTCTCTGGCAGAACGCGGCGTCATCTTCGTCGACGAGGCTTCTGAGGCCCCAGAAGGCGCCCACCTAGTCTTTTCCGCCCACGGTATTTCCCCTGCCGTGCGCGCGGAGGCAACGCAGCGCAAGCAGCTTACTCTGGACGCCACCTGCCCATTGGTAACCAAGGTGCACAAGGAAGCCCAGCGCTTCCAGCGCGATGGCTACCACATCCTCTTGGTTGGCCACGAAGGCCACGAAGAAGTGGAAGGCACTGCAGGCGAAGCACCAGAGGTCACCCACCTCGTGGACGGCGTCGAAGGCGTCGCTAAGCTGCCGGAATTCTTGCAGGATGAAAAGCTCATTTGGCTGTCCCAGACCACGCTATCGGTGGATGAGACCATCACCATCGTCAATAAGCTGCGCGAGCGCTTCCCGCACCTAGAGAACCCGCCTTCAGACGATATTTGCTACGCCACCCAAAACCGCCAAGAATCCGTTAAGGCCATCGCCCCACAGTGTGACCTGATGATTGTGGTGGGCTCTAAAAACTCCTCTAACTCGGTGCGCTTGGTCGAGGTGGCGCTTGAGGCGGGCGCCAAGGCTTCCCACCTCGTGGATTTTGCCAAAGAAATCGACGAATCTTGGTTGGAAGGCGTGCAGACCGTCGGCGTAACCTGCGGTGCTTCGGTACCTGAATTGCTGGTACGCGAAGTGCTGGAGTTCCTAGACGAGCGCGGTTATAGCGACGTAGAACAGGTAACTACCTCTACCGAGACGATTACCTTCGCCCTACCGCGCGACCTGCGCCCAGCACGCACCTAA
- a CDS encoding DUF6542 domain-containing protein, whose translation MSQAKQRKSSAAQSSGLPSISLGKGLGLLAALLLTGALISILMGSIGWAYLAFLVIGSLLVALVVEERGLFLTVASIPIVYAITVGVAGFFITKANLPEGASALSKTAIVTAAFPLVQRFLWLLIALVGAAIIAWLRWARYRKTAKRTAEMETASRRADAEQDRRNREERLSVADLMARDTPAKQSKKSQAAPQRARASHTLKKSRPAPKDRLRGRDREERRRMQQEERDNPRRPDPARRAGDSVPASQQEKEQPKQGWDDNLYDED comes from the coding sequence GTGTCACAAGCCAAGCAAAGAAAGTCCTCCGCCGCCCAAAGCTCCGGTCTCCCCAGCATCTCGCTGGGCAAGGGCCTTGGGCTGCTCGCGGCACTCTTGCTCACGGGCGCGTTGATTTCCATCCTGATGGGTTCCATCGGGTGGGCTTACCTCGCGTTCCTTGTCATCGGCTCGCTGCTGGTGGCGCTCGTCGTGGAAGAGCGGGGTCTCTTCCTCACCGTGGCTTCTATCCCCATTGTGTATGCCATAACGGTGGGCGTGGCCGGTTTCTTTATCACCAAGGCCAACTTGCCAGAGGGCGCATCGGCGTTATCCAAGACGGCAATCGTCACTGCGGCGTTCCCCCTTGTTCAGAGGTTCCTGTGGCTCCTCATTGCCCTGGTGGGCGCAGCAATCATCGCCTGGCTGCGCTGGGCACGCTACCGCAAGACGGCCAAGCGCACCGCCGAAATGGAAACCGCTTCCCGCCGTGCCGACGCCGAACAAGACCGGCGAAACCGCGAGGAACGCCTATCGGTTGCAGACTTGATGGCGCGCGATACACCGGCAAAGCAATCCAAGAAATCGCAAGCCGCTCCGCAGCGCGCCCGCGCCTCGCACACGCTGAAGAAGTCTCGCCCAGCGCCCAAGGATCGCCTGCGTGGGCGCGACCGTGAAGAGCGCCGCCGAATGCAACAAGAGGAACGCGACAATCCACGGCGCCCGGATCCCGCCCGGCGCGCTGGCGATTCCGTTCCGGCGTCTCAGCAGGAGAAGGAACAGCCTAAGCAAGGCTGGGACGATAACCTCTACGACGAGGATTAA
- a CDS encoding DNA recombination protein RmuC: MTSTLPVLLLFIGLILGAVMGWLAHSYSATRSAPSAEHRALQDSQRRQAELQPLEKAMDRLGFQLQEIEEDRTALLASLSSQVQAVTRTSSRLTERTDKLVTALRSPNVRGRWGEVQLERVVELGGMTKHVDFDCQVSAPLGGRIVRPDMLINLAGGRHIIVDAKVPFTSYLDALETDDPEEHAGFLRRHAHLMRGHVQALSQKDYIEAFQPTPEFVILFVPADPFLDAALSVDPELIEYAFERNVVIATPSSLFALLRTVAMGWHQEDISAKAKEVQRLGRELYTRLNTLSDHYGKVGHNLEKAVEAYNATLSSLDSRVGVTARKLHEMDIPGRTDRTPREPLPIDTWPRGNSAL; this comes from the coding sequence ATGACTTCCACTTTGCCCGTGCTGCTACTTTTTATCGGCCTCATTCTCGGCGCGGTAATGGGCTGGTTAGCACATTCCTACTCCGCTACCCGCTCCGCGCCGAGCGCCGAGCACCGCGCGCTGCAAGACTCGCAGCGCCGCCAGGCCGAGCTCCAGCCGCTAGAAAAGGCCATGGACCGCTTGGGATTTCAGCTCCAAGAAATTGAGGAGGACCGCACCGCGTTGCTCGCCTCCCTCTCCAGCCAGGTGCAGGCGGTGACCCGCACCTCCTCCCGCTTGACCGAACGCACCGACAAGCTTGTGACCGCTCTGCGCTCACCCAATGTGCGTGGCCGTTGGGGCGAGGTGCAATTGGAGCGCGTGGTTGAGCTCGGCGGTATGACCAAGCATGTGGACTTTGATTGCCAGGTCTCCGCCCCATTGGGCGGGCGCATCGTCCGCCCTGACATGCTCATCAATTTGGCCGGTGGCCGCCACATCATCGTCGATGCCAAGGTTCCTTTTACCTCGTACCTTGACGCCCTAGAAACCGATGACCCGGAAGAACACGCCGGCTTCCTCCGCCGTCACGCGCATTTAATGCGCGGCCATGTCCAAGCACTATCGCAGAAGGACTATATTGAGGCGTTTCAACCAACGCCCGAGTTCGTCATCCTCTTCGTTCCCGCTGACCCTTTCCTTGATGCCGCGCTATCGGTGGATCCGGAACTTATCGAGTACGCCTTTGAACGCAATGTAGTCATCGCCACCCCCAGCTCGCTTTTTGCCCTCCTGCGCACGGTGGCCATGGGGTGGCACCAGGAAGACATTTCCGCCAAGGCTAAGGAGGTCCAGCGCTTGGGGCGCGAACTGTATACGCGCCTAAATACACTTTCTGATCACTACGGCAAAGTGGGCCATAACCTGGAAAAGGCAGTCGAGGCCTATAACGCCACGCTTTCCTCGCTTGATTCCCGCGTGGGCGTCACCGCCCGCAAACTGCATGAGATGGATATCCCGGGCCGCACGGACCGCACCCCGCGGGAGCCATTGCCTATTGATACCTGGCCGCGCGGGAATTCAGCACTATAA